A DNA window from Candidatus Bathyarchaeota archaeon contains the following coding sequences:
- a CDS encoding NUDIX domain-containing protein, whose amino-acid sequence MLNEKSCGAVVFFKNQEETKYLLLHYEAGHWDFVKGNVEVNETEKETVLRELREETGIVDAQFIDGFRESITYYYRRQGDTVHKEVVFFLIQSQTEKVQLSFEHVGYIWLNYQDAMQKLTFKNAKSTLQKACNHLKAKEIIKA is encoded by the coding sequence GTGCTCAACGAAAAATCCTGTGGTGCAGTAGTATTTTTTAAAAATCAAGAAGAAACAAAATATTTACTTTTACATTACGAGGCTGGGCACTGGGATTTTGTTAAGGGTAATGTTGAGGTAAATGAAACCGAAAAAGAAACCGTTCTGCGAGAACTTAGAGAGGAAACAGGCATTGTTGATGCACAATTCATTGACGGTTTTAGAGAAAGCATAACCTATTACTATCGACGACAAGGCGACACCGTGCACAAAGAAGTCGTGTTTTTCCTAATTCAATCTCAAACAGAGAAGGTTCAATTATCCTTTGAACACGTTGGCTATATCTGGCTAAACTATCAAGACGCCATGCAAAAGTTAACATTCAAAAACGCCAAAAGCACTCTGCAGAAAGCCTGCAATCACCTGAAGGCAAAAGAAATAATCAAGGCTTAA
- a CDS encoding translation initiation factor IF-2 subunit gamma yields the protein MSSPSKVLPKQPEVNIGTIGHVDHGKTTLVQALTGRWASRHSEELKRGITIKLGYADMPIYKCPNCQPPSNYTINPICERCNSEAVFERAISFVDAPGHEALMATMLSGAAIMDGAILVIAADEPCPQPQTREHLAAAEVSGIKNIIIVQNKIDIVDEKRALESYREIKNFVKGTVAENAPVIPLSAQRNINIDVLLTAIEQIIPTPKRDETKPPLMYVIRSFDVNKPGTMIDELEGGIIGGTIAQGKFVVGEEIEIRPGVSMEREGKTVYNPLISEIVSLHAGAQEVKEATCGGLVGVGTQLDPAYSKADGLTGSIVGKTGMLPPIVKELTLETHVLERAVGTKEQLKVEKINPDETLLLHVGAAVNVGKVIGIKQNVIKLQLTRPICALPDSRVAISRKITARWRLIGYGLVKS from the coding sequence ATGAGTAGCCCAAGTAAAGTCTTGCCCAAGCAGCCTGAGGTCAACATTGGCACTATAGGTCACGTTGACCACGGAAAAACAACGTTAGTTCAAGCGTTAACTGGACGGTGGGCTTCCCGTCACAGTGAAGAACTCAAACGAGGCATCACCATTAAACTTGGCTACGCAGACATGCCAATATATAAATGCCCAAACTGCCAACCCCCAAGCAATTACACTATAAACCCAATCTGTGAACGGTGCAATTCAGAAGCAGTTTTTGAGCGGGCAATCAGTTTTGTTGATGCTCCAGGACACGAAGCCTTGATGGCAACAATGCTTTCTGGAGCAGCTATCATGGATGGCGCAATCTTGGTTATTGCCGCTGATGAACCCTGCCCTCAACCACAGACTCGGGAGCACTTGGCCGCAGCAGAAGTCAGCGGAATAAAGAACATAATTATTGTACAAAACAAAATTGACATAGTCGATGAGAAGCGTGCACTTGAAAGTTACCGCGAAATCAAAAATTTTGTCAAAGGCACCGTAGCTGAAAACGCTCCAGTTATCCCACTTTCAGCTCAACGTAACATCAATATTGACGTTTTGCTCACCGCTATTGAGCAGATTATTCCAACTCCCAAACGCGACGAAACCAAACCGCCCCTAATGTACGTGATTAGATCTTTTGATGTGAACAAGCCAGGAACCATGATTGATGAGCTTGAAGGAGGAATTATTGGTGGGACAATTGCGCAGGGCAAGTTTGTTGTCGGCGAAGAAATCGAGATACGCCCAGGCGTCAGCATGGAACGCGAAGGCAAAACCGTTTACAACCCATTAATCAGCGAAATCGTCAGCCTACACGCAGGTGCACAAGAAGTGAAAGAAGCAACCTGCGGTGGACTAGTTGGTGTTGGAACCCAGCTTGACCCTGCATATTCTAAAGCTGATGGTCTAACAGGTAGCATAGTTGGCAAAACTGGTATGCTTCCGCCAATCGTTAAAGAGTTAACGTTGGAAACTCATGTTTTGGAGCGGGCTGTCGGCACAAAAGAGCAGCTAAAAGTTGAAAAAATTAACCCTGACGAAACCTTGCTTTTGCACGTTGGTGCAGCAGTGAACGTTGGCAAAGTTATCGGGATAAAGCAGAACGTAATAAAACTCCAGTTGACAAGACCCATCTGCGCACTTCCAGACAGCCGAGTTGCTATTAGCCGAAAGATTACTGCGCGTTGGCGCCTTATCGGTTATGGCTTAGTAAAAAGTTAA
- a CDS encoding 30S ribosomal protein S6e, with amino-acid sequence MAKFKVIVSDPNGTSKIVELEEARATPLIGRKIGETLDGAAVDLPAHKVQITGGSDSDGAPMRSNVHGGVRRNVILSSGTGFKPKKKGDRKRKTVRGDVITDEIVQINMKITEKPAVAQEAKAPQEEVKA; translated from the coding sequence ATGGCAAAGTTCAAGGTAATAGTTTCAGACCCAAACGGAACCTCAAAGATAGTGGAGCTTGAAGAAGCACGCGCAACACCACTGATCGGCAGAAAAATCGGTGAAACCTTAGATGGCGCAGCAGTTGACCTGCCAGCTCACAAAGTACAAATTACAGGTGGCTCAGATAGCGACGGTGCACCAATGCGTAGCAACGTTCATGGTGGTGTCCGCCGAAATGTCATATTGAGTAGTGGCACAGGTTTTAAGCCTAAAAAGAAGGGTGACCGTAAACGTAAGACTGTCCGCGGTGATGTCATCACTGACGAGATTGTTCAAATAAACATGAAAATCACTGAAAAGCCTGCTGTTGCTCAGGAAGCCAAGGCTCCTCAAGAAGAAGTAAAAGCATAG
- a CDS encoding MFS transporter, protein MWRLPFFFHDMSWGLLTVFIPLYVVAFQDTGILGGPLLALGVMSSIAIFCSIPASFLWGYLCDKTRHYKKFILISFASIAIILFLMTLSFAQNLIVFVILYIILQVLHVAHESPKNVLITEHYSRRDWEKSFGFYEGLTEIGFIIGLAAGMIIFASSLSFAVMSAYAFYFCCILSVIAFVSAIAMVADPLMVFERRLVGIERKIEYTCRGIECSTRLMDGLRGKGSLKQDSFRGFAVAIILFSLGSSLFFTPLPVYLKEAFGGLQQFVYLAYILNSVGATIGYFVIYKKAETLNTRKQMPRYILLRSLLVFGLFGAVWFSIAPTIVICVLLVCLGFAFAMFFIMMTSLAMEIIPQGKSGFFDGMVGLGTGIGAFLGPYLASNLSFVWMFLIAAVIFLAAYIGLKVFR, encoded by the coding sequence ATGTGGCGCCTTCCGTTCTTCTTTCATGATATGTCATGGGGACTACTCACGGTTTTCATACCGTTATACGTAGTAGCCTTCCAAGACACAGGCATACTAGGTGGACCGCTACTTGCACTAGGAGTCATGTCTTCCATTGCGATTTTCTGCTCCATCCCAGCATCGTTTTTATGGGGCTACCTTTGCGATAAAACACGCCACTACAAAAAATTCATCCTAATCTCGTTTGCATCCATAGCCATCATCCTTTTCCTTATGACACTGTCCTTTGCCCAAAACTTGATTGTTTTTGTCATCCTCTACATTATTCTGCAAGTGCTACATGTTGCTCATGAATCACCAAAAAACGTGCTAATCACTGAGCATTACAGCCGTAGAGACTGGGAAAAATCCTTTGGTTTCTATGAAGGACTCACTGAAATCGGCTTCATAATAGGTTTAGCTGCTGGAATGATTATTTTTGCGTCATCACTTAGTTTTGCTGTCATGTCAGCTTACGCGTTTTATTTTTGTTGTATCCTAAGCGTGATAGCATTTGTATCAGCAATTGCAATGGTTGCAGACCCCTTAATGGTTTTTGAGCGTCGTTTAGTAGGCATAGAAAGAAAAATAGAGTACACCTGTCGCGGTATAGAATGCTCAACACGACTAATGGATGGGTTACGCGGGAAGGGTTCGCTTAAACAGGACAGTTTTAGAGGGTTTGCAGTTGCGATAATTTTGTTTTCTTTGGGTTCAAGCCTGTTTTTCACGCCTTTGCCAGTGTATTTAAAAGAGGCTTTTGGGGGACTACAACAATTCGTGTACCTTGCATACATTCTCAATTCTGTGGGAGCAACTATAGGATATTTTGTGATTTACAAAAAAGCAGAAACCCTAAACACCAGAAAACAAATGCCACGCTACATACTTTTAAGAAGCCTACTTGTTTTTGGGTTATTTGGTGCAGTGTGGTTTTCAATTGCGCCTACAATTGTGATTTGTGTTCTTCTGGTCTGTCTGGGCTTTGCTTTTGCCATGTTCTTTATCATGATGACATCTTTGGCTATGGAGATTATTCCGCAGGGAAAATCAGGGTTCTTTGACGGAATGGTAGGTTTAGGCACTGGCATAGGTGCGTTTCTTGGACCTTACTTAGCCAGCAACCTAAGTTTTGTTTGGATGTTTCTGATAGCTGCAGTGATCTTCCTGGCTGCGTACATAGGACTAAAAGTATTCCGTTAA
- a CDS encoding bifunctional 5,6,7,8-tetrahydromethanopterin hydro-lyase/3-hexulose-6-phosphate synthase → MSGTDVKKPETREEFIKILNEAAKKEISLKNKPTKPTIIGTAKEMDIHRDTLYSWLKEFNVDFKDIIDYAPTLLADETPQTSGNAYLIGEALVGEGNEVAHVDLMVGDKSGPVGLAFANGMTSLSAGHTPLLAVIRPNLPPKPHTLIVPKVTVKNMEDTGKIFGPAQAAVAKAIADAAEEGVIPVDKLDDWVIICSVFIHPQATDYRKIYQYNYGATKMALQRALKKYPSIDKVNYDKDRAKHPIMGFKVPRLWRPPYLQIALDAPNLEGAKKVLAELPGSDRIIVEVGTPMIKRYGTKVINEIRQAAKDKFVIADLKTLDVGKVEVDIAYEDTADAVVAAGLAPPETLDATVQEARRLGIYAVIDMLNVEDVLAKLKSLKDLPDIVILHRGIDQETGRSSGLERIKMIRQAFPNKKYLIAVAGGIVPETAKEALEQGADILIVGRYVTQSRDIERSVRDFLELTPSMREDIDLYRVHTE, encoded by the coding sequence ATGTCGGGAACAGATGTTAAAAAGCCAGAAACAAGAGAAGAATTTATCAAAATCCTCAACGAAGCAGCAAAAAAGGAAATTAGCTTAAAAAATAAGCCGACAAAACCGACAATAATCGGAACCGCAAAAGAAATGGACATTCACCGTGACACACTTTACTCATGGTTAAAAGAATTTAATGTCGATTTTAAAGACATCATTGACTACGCACCGACACTACTTGCAGATGAAACACCACAAACCTCAGGAAACGCATACCTCATAGGCGAAGCTTTAGTGGGTGAAGGAAACGAAGTCGCCCACGTAGACCTCATGGTAGGTGACAAATCAGGTCCAGTAGGGTTAGCCTTTGCCAACGGCATGACCAGCCTCTCCGCAGGGCACACACCCTTGCTCGCAGTTATCAGGCCAAACCTTCCACCTAAACCACACACGCTTATTGTTCCAAAAGTCACCGTTAAAAACATGGAAGACACAGGCAAAATTTTCGGTCCAGCACAAGCAGCCGTTGCAAAAGCAATAGCAGACGCAGCAGAAGAAGGCGTAATCCCAGTTGACAAACTTGACGATTGGGTAATTATCTGCAGCGTTTTCATACACCCACAAGCAACTGATTACCGCAAAATCTACCAGTACAACTACGGTGCAACCAAGATGGCGCTACAACGAGCACTCAAGAAGTACCCATCAATTGACAAGGTAAACTATGACAAAGACCGTGCAAAGCACCCCATTATGGGCTTCAAAGTTCCACGCCTCTGGAGACCACCATACCTCCAAATAGCGCTTGATGCACCAAACCTTGAAGGTGCAAAGAAAGTTCTCGCGGAGCTACCTGGAAGTGACAGAATCATCGTTGAAGTCGGAACACCCATGATTAAACGCTACGGCACAAAAGTCATCAACGAAATACGCCAAGCAGCCAAAGACAAATTCGTCATCGCCGACCTGAAAACCTTGGATGTGGGCAAAGTTGAAGTCGACATAGCCTATGAAGACACTGCAGATGCAGTTGTCGCAGCAGGTCTTGCACCACCAGAAACTCTTGATGCAACAGTGCAAGAAGCCAGACGCCTAGGAATCTACGCAGTCATCGACATGCTAAATGTTGAAGATGTTCTTGCCAAACTCAAATCACTCAAAGACTTGCCAGACATCGTCATACTTCACAGGGGCATTGACCAAGAAACAGGCAGAAGCAGTGGTCTTGAACGCATAAAAATGATACGTCAAGCCTTCCCAAACAAGAAATACCTCATCGCAGTTGCAGGCGGCATCGTGCCAGAAACAGCCAAAGAAGCCTTAGAGCAAGGTGCAGACATCCTCATCGTTGGCAGATATGTTACGCAGTCACGCGACATTGAACGCTCAGTACGCGACTTCCTTGAACTAACACCAAGCATGCGCGAAGACATCGACCTCTACAGAGTTCACACAGAATAA
- a CDS encoding carboxypeptidase M32, whose amino-acid sequence MSTSLNLSYTRLLEKIKNPLVFGTALGIIHWDMETMMPPKAVEQRSLQLALMSRVQHKMSTDPEIGKLLDEITTDLQYNNLGQVEKRNIYLAKKSYREQIRLPDQLVSDLAKQEALTVNVWKKAKAQKNFDTFKGDLQKLLDLSKQAAELLMPVKEVKTPYDALIDNFEPQMSTSAITHTFNQLLTGLKPLLQKIQNSKTPIDTSILHVPVPVENQRKITQLLTQTLGYDTTSSSAGGRVDETEHPFTTGYYDDVRITTHYYENNYASSIFSVLHESGHALYDQNLAPEWQWQPVGSSCSYGIHESQSRTYENIVGRSRAFWTGFLPKLKAAAPSLANIELEPFVHAINRVEPSKIRIEADEVTYSLHIIIRFEIERDLFADKISVDELPMVWNQKYKDYLGVDVLDDSEGVMQDTHWASGLFGYFPSYTLGNIYSGQIMAAMAKTLPDWQSQLKDGNLKNINSWLKENVHRQSDLYDPQDLIKKITGSSVDSKAYLRYLEEKYGELYGF is encoded by the coding sequence TTGTCAACCTCACTAAACTTATCTTATACCCGTTTGCTTGAAAAAATCAAGAATCCCCTGGTTTTTGGAACAGCTTTAGGCATAATTCACTGGGACATGGAAACCATGATGCCTCCCAAAGCTGTGGAGCAACGTAGTCTCCAATTAGCTCTAATGAGCCGTGTGCAGCACAAAATGAGCACTGACCCCGAAATAGGCAAACTTTTAGATGAAATCACCACAGACCTTCAGTATAACAATTTAGGTCAAGTGGAAAAACGTAACATTTACCTTGCCAAAAAAAGTTACCGTGAACAAATAAGACTTCCTGACCAGTTGGTGTCTGACTTGGCAAAGCAGGAAGCCTTAACTGTTAATGTTTGGAAAAAAGCTAAAGCCCAAAAAAACTTTGACACTTTTAAAGGTGATTTGCAAAAACTTTTGGATTTAAGTAAGCAGGCTGCTGAGCTTTTGATGCCTGTCAAAGAGGTCAAAACGCCTTATGATGCTTTAATTGATAATTTTGAACCTCAAATGTCAACTTCAGCAATAACCCACACATTTAACCAGCTGTTGACGGGGTTAAAGCCGCTTCTGCAAAAAATCCAAAACAGCAAAACCCCCATTGACACTTCAATTCTTCATGTGCCCGTGCCTGTTGAGAATCAACGCAAAATCACCCAACTACTCACTCAAACCTTGGGTTATGATACCACGTCGTCTTCTGCTGGCGGCAGAGTTGACGAAACTGAGCATCCGTTTACAACTGGATATTATGATGATGTGCGTATAACAACCCATTACTACGAAAACAACTATGCTAGCTCAATCTTTTCAGTACTGCACGAGTCAGGACACGCGCTCTATGACCAAAACCTTGCTCCTGAATGGCAATGGCAACCCGTTGGTTCATCTTGTTCCTATGGCATTCATGAATCTCAATCAAGAACATACGAGAACATTGTTGGGCGCTCACGGGCTTTTTGGACAGGTTTTCTGCCCAAACTAAAAGCTGCCGCGCCAAGCCTTGCCAACATTGAACTGGAACCATTTGTCCACGCAATAAACAGGGTTGAACCTTCTAAAATCCGAATTGAAGCCGACGAAGTAACTTACAGTCTTCACATAATTATCCGCTTTGAAATCGAACGTGACCTTTTTGCAGATAAAATCAGCGTGGATGAGTTGCCGATGGTTTGGAACCAAAAATACAAGGATTATCTTGGAGTGGATGTTTTGGATGATTCGGAGGGTGTGATGCAGGATACGCATTGGGCAAGTGGCTTGTTTGGGTATTTCCCAAGCTATACGTTGGGTAATATTTACAGTGGTCAAATAATGGCGGCTATGGCTAAAACCCTGCCCGACTGGCAAAGTCAACTCAAAGATGGAAACCTCAAAAACATCAACAGTTGGCTCAAAGAAAACGTGCACCGCCAAAGCGACCTGTATGACCCACAGGATTTAATCAAAAAAATCACTGGCTCATCCGTTGACTCTAAAGCTTACTTGCGGTATCTTGAGGAAAAATATGGTGAACTTTACGGTTTTTGA
- a CDS encoding HAD hydrolase family protein: protein MKRIFVTDCEGPISKNDNAYELAAQFIPNGGKLFSILSKYDDVLVDVFEKPEYTAGSTLKLILPFFKAYGITDTQMEQFSQENIVLIADTQQTMQHIQNLTDTFIVSTSYEHYIKALCNTINFPFKNTYCTKLRLDQFSMTDIEKEDLREVAQEIAGMCIIEIPPGAKDYEPFCERDMIAVNRLDEIFWDQMKRKHSGKIINDVVTVGGEQKAESIKDAAEKLDVNLGDVMYVGDSITDVEAFQLVRENGGLTVSFNGNSYAVRNAEVAVLAESNLVTAVLADLFVKKGKEETLKVITAWNPQTLENSGVDKALLKLLLSNPDGLPKVQIVTSQNIQTLETESSAFRKKVRGVAVGRLG, encoded by the coding sequence GTGAAGCGCATCTTTGTAACTGACTGCGAAGGCCCAATCAGCAAAAACGATAACGCCTACGAGTTAGCAGCCCAATTCATCCCAAACGGTGGCAAGCTCTTTAGCATATTAAGCAAGTACGATGACGTTTTAGTGGACGTGTTTGAGAAGCCCGAATACACTGCGGGCAGCACGCTTAAGCTGATTTTGCCCTTCTTCAAAGCCTACGGCATCACCGACACCCAAATGGAACAATTCTCACAAGAAAACATTGTCTTAATCGCAGACACCCAACAAACCATGCAACACATCCAAAACCTAACCGACACCTTCATCGTAAGCACAAGCTACGAACACTACATCAAGGCACTTTGCAACACCATAAATTTCCCCTTCAAAAACACGTACTGCACCAAATTACGCCTCGACCAATTCAGCATGACCGATATAGAAAAAGAGGACCTCAGAGAGGTAGCGCAGGAAATCGCGGGCATGTGCATAATTGAAATCCCGCCTGGCGCAAAAGACTATGAACCCTTCTGCGAACGCGACATGATCGCGGTGAATCGTCTGGATGAGATTTTCTGGGACCAAATGAAAAGAAAACACTCAGGAAAAATAATCAATGACGTAGTCACGGTTGGCGGAGAACAAAAAGCAGAATCCATCAAAGACGCCGCAGAAAAATTAGACGTTAACCTCGGGGATGTTATGTATGTAGGCGACAGCATAACCGATGTGGAAGCCTTTCAGCTTGTTAGGGAAAACGGCGGCTTAACTGTCTCGTTTAACGGCAACAGCTACGCGGTTCGCAATGCGGAAGTGGCGGTTTTGGCTGAGAGTAATTTGGTGACGGCGGTTTTAGCGGACCTGTTTGTTAAGAAGGGTAAAGAAGAAACCCTAAAAGTAATCACCGCATGGAACCCGCAGACACTGGAAAATAGCGGCGTAGACAAAGCATTGCTAAAACTGTTGCTGTCAAACCCAGATGGGTTGCCGAAGGTTCAAATAGTTACATCTCAGAATATCCAAACATTAGAAACAGAAAGCAGCGCATTTCGTAAGAAAGTGCGTGGAGTAGCAGTTGGAAGGTTAGGTTAA
- a CDS encoding formylmethanofuran--tetrahydromethanopterin N-formyltransferase produces the protein MSKIEVEDTFIEAFSGIYCRVIITADDQETLRKAAEHATATPSVVINRVEAGIERYLKPEETPDGRVGALLQFWGGLNLKTFEDSLRKFQNELSYRIRQDILVKPFTAVYDALPNPEGKLDMMETVGHCGDGYEWVEQRHGREVIVVPLMVPDFVIEHYLGWAHGVSGGNFWIMCTTKQAVKEAGQKALDAVHSVDGVITPFDVCSAGSKPETHFPKIGPTTNHYYCPSLKERLGEESKVPLGVNYIAEVVYDGVSLEAVKAATKAGIQAVLGVEGVVRVSAGNYGGKLGEYKIQLKELLI, from the coding sequence ATGAGTAAAATTGAAGTTGAAGACACATTTATTGAAGCATTCAGTGGCATCTACTGCCGAGTAATCATAACCGCAGATGACCAAGAAACCCTGCGCAAGGCAGCTGAGCACGCCACCGCAACGCCCTCCGTTGTCATTAACAGGGTCGAAGCAGGAATCGAGCGGTACCTCAAACCAGAAGAAACCCCTGACGGCAGAGTCGGCGCGCTGTTGCAGTTTTGGGGCGGATTAAACCTGAAAACCTTTGAGGATTCCCTGCGGAAGTTCCAAAATGAACTCTCGTATCGCATCCGCCAAGACATCCTTGTCAAGCCCTTCACCGCCGTGTATGATGCGCTCCCGAATCCCGAGGGTAAACTGGACATGATGGAGACCGTTGGGCACTGCGGCGACGGCTACGAATGGGTTGAGCAGCGGCATGGCAGAGAAGTCATCGTTGTGCCGCTTATGGTTCCCGATTTTGTAATTGAGCACTATTTGGGCTGGGCACATGGGGTTTCAGGCGGCAACTTTTGGATCATGTGCACAACTAAGCAGGCGGTTAAGGAGGCGGGACAAAAAGCCCTCGACGCAGTCCACAGCGTGGATGGCGTGATTACTCCGTTTGATGTGTGTTCTGCTGGCAGCAAACCCGAAACGCATTTCCCCAAGATTGGCCCCACAACCAACCACTACTACTGCCCAAGTCTTAAGGAGCGTTTGGGTGAGGAGTCTAAGGTTCCTTTGGGGGTAAACTATATTGCCGAGGTAGTGTATGACGGTGTCTCCTTAGAAGCTGTAAAAGCAGCCACTAAAGCGGGAATCCAAGCAGTCCTCGGTGTTGAGGGCGTGGTGCGGGTTTCAGCGGGCAACTACGGCGGCAAACTCGGAGAATACAAAATCCAATTAAAAGAGTTGTTGATATGA
- a CDS encoding carbohydrate kinase family protein has translation MTKFDVIGFGALNVDSLFKVDKIAGAEEESSVIDYSESCGGSAANVMVGLARLGCRTGFIGKVADDREGKMHLDAFKAEGVNTEGITVAKQGRSGLVMGFVDKKGQRALYINAGANDFVEPREIKWEYVSQTKLLHLTSFVGEKSLRTQKKLVGSLPQGVEISFDPGSVYAQKGFAAIEPLIRNASVMMPNALELELLTGESDYQKGARVLIDAGVKIVAVKLGAKGCYVTDGTEQCRVEAYKVNATDTTGAGDAYCAGFLYGIINQKTLTECGRLGNWVASRKVTKTGARTGLPYEKDLATFG, from the coding sequence ATGACAAAATTTGATGTTATCGGTTTTGGAGCCCTAAACGTTGATTCGCTCTTTAAAGTAGACAAAATCGCAGGCGCAGAAGAAGAAAGCTCCGTTATAGACTACTCAGAATCCTGCGGAGGCTCCGCGGCAAACGTGATGGTTGGCTTAGCACGGTTGGGCTGCAGAACAGGCTTTATTGGCAAAGTTGCGGATGACCGCGAGGGCAAAATGCACCTTGACGCTTTCAAAGCCGAAGGCGTAAACACAGAGGGCATCACGGTGGCTAAGCAGGGCAGAAGCGGCTTAGTCATGGGCTTTGTGGACAAGAAGGGGCAACGCGCACTCTACATTAACGCCGGCGCTAACGATTTTGTGGAGCCCCGAGAAATCAAATGGGAATACGTCAGCCAAACCAAACTACTCCACTTAACATCCTTTGTTGGCGAAAAATCGCTTCGAACCCAGAAGAAACTGGTTGGTTCGCTGCCGCAGGGCGTGGAAATCAGCTTTGACCCCGGCTCAGTATACGCACAAAAAGGCTTCGCAGCAATTGAACCCCTAATCAGAAACGCCTCAGTCATGATGCCAAACGCCCTAGAACTGGAACTACTCACGGGCGAATCCGACTATCAAAAAGGTGCAAGAGTACTAATTGATGCGGGTGTTAAAATTGTCGCGGTTAAACTTGGCGCCAAAGGCTGCTACGTAACAGATGGCACCGAGCAATGCAGAGTTGAAGCCTACAAAGTCAACGCCACCGACACCACAGGCGCAGGCGACGCATACTGCGCAGGCTTCCTATACGGAATAATAAACCAAAAAACCCTAACCGAATGCGGACGACTAGGCAACTGGGTAGCATCAAGAAAAGTAACAAAAACAGGAGCAAGAACAGGCTTACCATACGAAAAAGATTTGGCAACATTTGGTTGA
- a CDS encoding DUF4145 domain-containing protein: MDSLQNVGRGSSENKPKSKYTPSIPDNGVPANAPCQCPYCRTKTTATAIEWTSDKWICKCDNGKCGKTFFADVEYNSAIQDYDDKITLYFDILATYPKVVAEKHVSIPENIWADYAEASNCFNADSYKATVVMCRRTLQNVGVKKGATKKYVKGGWIPLKEQIKSAFPQKEYPLINQLTDAIKFLGDYGGHPNDDGIDQVTKEDAETILDFTFQILKIVFIQQWEIQKILDKKTASKK; this comes from the coding sequence ATGGATAGCTTACAAAACGTTGGAAGAGGGTCATCCGAAAACAAACCAAAATCCAAATACACACCAAGTATTCCTGATAATGGTGTACCAGCAAACGCTCCATGCCAGTGCCCTTATTGTAGAACAAAAACCACTGCAACAGCTATTGAATGGACTTCAGACAAGTGGATTTGTAAGTGTGATAACGGCAAATGTGGAAAAACATTCTTTGCAGATGTAGAATACAATAGTGCAATCCAAGATTATGATGATAAAATCACACTTTATTTTGACATTCTCGCAACCTATCCCAAAGTTGTGGCTGAAAAACATGTTAGCATCCCCGAAAACATATGGGCTGACTACGCAGAGGCATCAAATTGCTTCAATGCTGATTCATACAAAGCAACAGTCGTTATGTGCCGTAGGACACTCCAAAATGTCGGCGTTAAAAAAGGCGCTACAAAGAAGTATGTAAAAGGTGGTTGGATTCCGCTTAAAGAACAGATAAAGTCAGCTTTTCCACAAAAAGAATATCCACTAATCAATCAACTTACCGATGCAATAAAATTCTTGGGTGACTATGGAGGGCACCCTAACGATGACGGCATAGACCAAGTAACAAAAGAAGATGCAGAAACAATACTAGATTTTACTTTTCAAATTCTGAAGATAGTATTTATTCAACAATGGGAAATTCAGAAAATCCTTGACAAAAAAACAGCCTCAAAAAAATAA
- a CDS encoding ribbon-helix-helix domain-containing protein, with translation MPRKAKKKISLSIDSGLLEWIDQNVSNFTFQNRSHAIEQAVCRMKKEMNQ, from the coding sequence ATGCCACGAAAAGCAAAAAAGAAAATCAGCCTATCAATCGACTCTGGCTTGCTTGAATGGATAGACCAAAACGTCTCAAACTTCACGTTCCAAAACCGCAGCCACGCAATCGAGCAAGCAGTTTGCCGTATGAAAAAAGAAATGAATCAATAA